In Glycine max cultivar Williams 82 chromosome 7, Glycine_max_v4.0, whole genome shotgun sequence, a single window of DNA contains:
- the LOC102659911 gene encoding LOW QUALITY PROTEIN: protein SMAX1-LIKE 3 (The sequence of the model RefSeq protein was modified relative to this genomic sequence to represent the inferred CDS: substituted 1 base at 1 genomic stop codon), with protein sequence MRGGICSIQLQPLTLEATTVVKQAVNLATRRGHAQVTPLHVASAMLATSTGLLRKACLQCHSHPLQFKALELCFNVELDPLPASTSSPLLAPQYSTPSLSNALVAAFKRAQAHQRRGSIENQQQHILALKIKVEQLVISILDDPSVSKVMREAGFSSTLVKTRVEQAVSMEVYSKKASSDRSHAKENITKPHHVVLGGSNNVSPSSGPFGQVTAGSFTKPNLDHVNNDDVTSVLSELVRRKNTVIVGEGVANAEGVAKEVMERFEVGNVHRDLRYVQFVSLPLMCFRNISKEEVEHKLMEIRNLVKSCVGKGVVLYLGDLKWLFEFWANFCEQXINYYCSIEQMVMELKNLVCGSGESSRLWLMGIATFKAYMKCKMCHPSLEAIWELHPFTIPVGSLSLSLNFHR encoded by the coding sequence ATGAGAGGAGGTATTTGTAGCATACAGCTTCAGCCTCTTACACTTGAAGCTACAACTGTTGTCAAGCAAGCTGTGAATCTTGCAACAAGAAGAGGCCATGCGCAAGTGACACCTCTTCATGTTGCAAGTGCCATGCTTGCAACTTCCACAGGCCTTCTTCGTAAGGCTTGTCTTCAGTGTCACTCTCATCCTCTTCAGTTCAAGGCTCTTGAGCTTTGTTTCAACGTTGAACTCGACCCTTTACCAGCTTCCACTTCAAGCCCTCTTCTAGCTCCTCAATATTCCACCCCTTCACTCTCCAATGCCTTGGTTGCAGCCTTCAAACGTGCTCAGGCTCACCAACGTCGTGGTTCTATTGAGAACCAGCAGCAACATATTCTTGCCTTGAAGATCAAGGTGGAGCAGCTCGTGATTTCAATCCTTGATGACCCTAGTGTTAGTAAGGTCATGAGAGAAGCTGGTTTCTCTAGCACCCTTGTGAAAACAAGGGTTGAACAAGCTGTTTCAATGGAAGTTTATTCAAAAAAGGCTTCTTCTGATAGGAGCCATGCCAAAGAAAATATCACCAAGCCCCATCATGTTGTTCTTGGTGGTAGTAATAATGTGTCTCCATCATCTGGACCTTTTGGTCAAGTTACTGCTGGCTCCTTCACGAAGCCTAATTTAGACCATGTTAACAATGATGATGTAACTAGTGTGCTAAGTGAGTTGGTGAGGAGAAAAAACACAGTTATTGTAGGGGAGGGTGTGGCCAATGCTGAGGGAGTAGCTAAGGAGGTGATGGAGAGGTTTGAGGTAGGGAATGTTCATAGGGACTTAAGGTATGTGCAATTTGTGAGCCTTCCTCTCAtgtgcttcagaaacattagcAAGGAGGAGGTTGAACATAAGCTTATGGAGATTAGAAACCTAGTGAAGAGTTGTGTGGGAAAAGGGGTTGTTCTTTACTTGGGTGATCTAAAATGGTTGTTTGAGTTCTGGGCTAATTTTTGTGAGCAATAAATAAACTACTACTGTTCTATAGAGCAAATGGTCATGGAGCTTAAAAATTTGGTATGTGGTAGTGGGGAGTCTAGTAGACTGTGGCTTATGGGGATTGCAACTTTTAAGGCATACATGAAGTGTAAAATGTGTCACCCATCCCTAGAAGCTATTTGGGAGCTTCACCCCTTCACAATTCCTGTTGGCAGCCTCAGCCTAAGTTTAAATTTTCataggtaa